The genome window AAATGAACaacaatttttaaatacctattatgAAATCTAAGCGCACGGTAGTGCGCAGGCCAAGTTCCAGCAACAGGCCTCGCGCATGCCGTGCACTATTTAAATACACGAACTGTTTTGACTCACTTTTGACCCCACTGTGCACTGCAGCTCAGTGCCTATTGCAAGTACAGAGATAATGTTTGTAGAATAGTataatctttttttataaaagcacactcaaagataatttatttattgataatttcaATCCTctgatttaaataattaatagcaTTTACTTATTTGCATAAATACTAGGACGgccgaataaaaaaaatattttccatgatTTTTGGTTGCAAAGTTGGTTTTGCGCATGTATCACTTCAGGTGTTAATAACGTTTGGTACATTATTTTACGGTAAAGAAAACCTCTGACattgtgatatatttttttaataattatactgTACTGTACTTAACTTGACTTATCAATGAAATTGTGTACATCGCGTTTTATGGTTGTCATGGCCGCTATTTTTTTCGGAGGCGGCCATGATACCATGGTTTGTCACTTTCATCAACTTTCattcatttttgaatattttattgtGCTCCGGGGTGATTTCTGCCTTGttgagtttttgttttttgttaaatttttgTTTCCTGTTGAGATATCGTGTGACTAATTTAATACACATGTGCAGAAATTGCACCGGGCTGACAAATGCCATCTTTAGTGCATaaatttgtgatttatttattcattatctTAGGTGTAAGTAAGTTAATTATTGGAAACGTGCATGAAGGAGTTAGGCATTGTCACAAATACCCCTAATCTAAATACCAATGTCCAAGATTCATAATTTGTGGCGGACGTTGCCACTAATTATACTGATaagatttaaaacaaaaaaaaacacacacacacaacaggGGAAAAAAACATCAACCACGCATCACTAGTCGCGAATTTAATCATAATTCTAaaaagaatgtatttatttaaaaggtTGACGAATCCTGAATAGTATTTTGACGGTGACATAAGTGAAATTGACAGCTATGACATTGACttatctgtcgtagtttttttggactcgaattccCGTGGCGAGTATACCTACGTAATCATATACTAGTACTAAAGCagtatgccaaatttcataGATAAAGTAATTTGTGGCGGACGTTGCCACTAATTATACTGATaagatttaaaacaaaaaaaaacacacacacaacagGGGAAAAAAACATCAACCACGCATCACCAGTCGCGAATTTAATCATAATTCTAAAaacaatgtatttatttaaaaggtTGACGAATCCTGAAtagtattttgacagtgacataagtgaaATTGACAGCTATGGGATGATCCCGGATGACGTCCTGATGTCGGCCACGCGACTGATGCCATCGGATCCAGGAATGACGTTGACGATTCTGCCGAGCTTCCATTTCAATGGAGGCAGGTTGTCGTCCTTAATAACGACCATGGTGTCGACTGCAAGTTGACCCTTGGCTTGCCTCCATTTGGTGCGCTCCTGAAGTTCAGAAACGTATTCCTTGTACCAGCGGACCCAGTAGTGTTGTCTTAATTGCTCAATCCTCTGGTACCGTGTTAGCCTCAAAGGAGGAATCTCTGTTAGACAGGGAGTCGGAAGAGCTGTAAGTGGTCGTCCGATCAAAAAGTGACCTGGAGTGAGTGGTAACAGGTCAGAAGGATCGCTGGTTAAAGGGGTAAGAGGCCTAGAATTTAATATTGCCTCTATTTGACACAGTGTCGTATATATCTCTTGGTATGTTAAGTGACAGTTACCTAGAACTCTAACTAAATGGTGTTTGCAGGATTTCACCCCCGCTTCCCACAACCCACCGAAGTGCGCTGAATATGGTGGAATAAAGTGAAACCTAATACCGTCATTTGCTGCAGACTCAGATAACGTCTTTGCATTCGTGCTAAGGAATCTTTTTAAATCGTTATATGCCCCGACAAATTGGGTTCCATTGTCGGAGTAGATGTCAGAAGGCAGTCCGCGGCGGCTAACAAATCGCTTCAACGACGCCATATAACCTTCTGCAGTTAAGTCGCTGCATAATTCGAGGTGCACGCATTTAGTTTTAAAACACACGAAAATCACAATGTAGACTTTCATTGTTTGACTACCACGACCTTTACGAGACGCGGCCAGTATTGGACCGGCATAATCTACACCTACAACCTCGAACGGAAAGCCTGGTGTTACTCGCGGGGGAGGCAAGTTGCCCATGAGTGGCGCTATAGTCGCACCGCGCATGCGAGTGCATAGGACGCATTTGTAATACGTTGACCTAGCTTGGATACGACCACCGATTGGCCAATACGTAGATTTGATATATACTAGCATGGCTTGAGGTCCCGCGTGTAACAAAATTATATGAACCGAGTTAAAATATGTCACCGTTATAAAATGCCCTTTTGGCAAGATAGCTGGGTGCTTTTTGTCAAAGTTAAAAGGCCCATTTCTAAGTCTACCGCCTACACGCATAAGTCCTTCAGAATCCACGAAGGGATCCAGTTTTGTAAGCGGGTCTTTGGCTTTGAGCATAGTCTTATTTTTAACATCGTCATATGAGTGAAATGATTCTATTTGTGCTAATTTTACTAATGTGTTCATAGCCGTCTGTAGCTCTGTAGTGCTAAGGAACCCTGAACGTTTAACACTACCTGGTCGCGCGTTGTTAACGAACCGTAAAACGTAAGCTGTGACACGTTTAAGTTTAGTAAAATTAGAAAACTTCGTAAGTTTCAATTCTGATAAAGGTGATAGTGTGACATCGACCGCTACATGAGCCGTGATTACCTCAGCCTTAACCTCATCACTATCATTGCTCGCGTGGTGATTTTTGGGCCAGTCCTCTTCGTCATTACATAGGAATGCTGGACCATTCCACCAAATATCGGCAGCAGCAATAGACCCCGCGTCAAGTCCGCGTGAGACCAGATCGGCTGGATTGTCGTTAGTAGGTACGTGTCGCCAAGGCCAACCACCGGTGATTTCGAGTATATCAGCTACGCGATTTCGTACGAATACCTTAAGTTGGTTTGGTAGCATCCTAAGCCATCCTAAGACGATCATGGAGTCGGTCCAAAATGTGCAGCTGTCTGCTTTCATGCGAAGTGATGTTAGCGCTTTCTGGTAAAGCTGCGCTCCGATCAAAGCTCCGCACAATTCCGCACGGGGAATAGTTATCGGCCGGAGTGGCGCTACTCTACTTTTTGACATGAGTAACCGAGTAACTACTCCTGAACTAGTGATTGTGCGTACGTACAAACAAGCCCCGTACGCTGATTGAGACGCATCCGTAAAAATGTGGAATTCCACCCGCGATGCGTGAATTCCTATGACCCTACGCGGAATGCGTAAGTGGTTTAACTCTGGTAGAGACGTGGTAATATTATGCCACTTGTTATAAATCTCTTGAGGCACTTCATCATCCCAAGAGAGCTTTGAAAGCCATAAAAGCTGAAGCAGGATTTTGCCCTGTATTACAACTGGTGATAGAAGACCTAGAGGGTCGAATATCTTTGCTATCGTGGAAAGGATGTACCGCTTTGTTAACTTATCTGGGGATTTCCCTAAATCGATGGTAAAGTACAAATCGTCAGTTCCACTTGTCCAACCTAGCCCTAACGTCTTACTCTCATCCAAGTTACCCAGATTAAGGTTTGTAGAGTCATCACTATGCTCATTTATGAGTCTAGGTTGATTTGAACGCCATTTGCGTAAATGCATACCGGCACTCTTAAGTACTGCGCTAACCTGAGCTATAATACTGGCAGCCTGTAGCTCAGTATCAGACCCTGACAAAAAATCATCCATGTAAAAATCATGGGCAATGATTTCAGCTAGCTGAGGCTCTGAGCATTCCAGTGCTAACTGTTTAAGACACCTAACAGCTAAGAACGGAGCACTAGCCGTACCGTAAGTGACCGTATTTAATTGATATGTGCACAAAGGATCAGATGGATCCTTGCGAAAAAGGATTTGCTGCAAATGCCTGTCGTCAGGATGCACGACTATCCTTCTATACATTTTCTCTACGTCAGCCGTGTACACGAAGCGATATTGTCTAAAACGCAACAAGATAGCTATGAGATCATCCTGAATCGTGGGTCCCACGTGCTGAATATCGTTCAGCGTTACTCCGGTTGACGTACGCGCACTAGCGTTGAACACGACACGACACTTTGTCGTGAGGCTAGATAGCCGTAACACGCAGTGTTGAGGTAGAAAGTTTCCTACGTTTTTATCGGAAGTAACCTTGGACATGTCTCCCAAAGTCTCGTATTCATTCATAAACTCCATGTACATAGACTTCAATTGCGGCTGCCGTTCTAGTCTGCGCTCTAACGACAGAAAACATTGCCTAGCCCGCTCGTAAGAATCGCCCAACAAAGATGAAGGCTGCTTTAAAGGGTACCTAACCATAAACCTACCGTCCGGTAACCGAGAGGtgtttttaacaaaatgttccTCGCAAGCCCGTTCATCGTTGGAATAATAAGCCGTCGCGGGTTTTATTGTGGCTTCATCTAACTTCCAAAAACGCGTCAATTCGTCGTcttgattatttatttgaacAAAGTTgcaacaaatattttttgaataataattATCCATACTAGGACCAGACACTACCCAACCTAACTTGGTCTCGTAAACCACGGGCTTGTTTCGTCCCAATTTAATCTTGTCCCTACCTACTAATTCCCAAAAGACTTCGGCACCTAGAAGAATATCGATAGGGGCCGGCGTGTGGAACTTAGGATCCGCCAAGACTAAATGTTTAGGTATGTCCAACATTGATTCATTTACCTTATACATAGGTAAGTCGCATGTTACTTTTTGTACTACataaaatgaccttttcatggTAAAACTTTTGTCCAATAAAGATGAGAACTTAGCATTACATATTTTACCTACGTCTGACTTTATATCTTTAATGCCAGTTAAAGACGCAGCTATATCCCTAATAGGTAAGTTAAGTTTTTTACAAAAGTCAGCTCTAATAAAATTAGGTGAAGCTCCGTTGTCTAAGAATGCGCGTGCCGTATGTGGTTTACCATCACGATCATATACTTGTACTAGAGCGGTAGACAGTATGACTTGCCCTTCGCCTGACTCGACAGCCGGAAGGGCCGGCAACAACACGCCGCTACTAGCACTGCGACTGGGCCCAGGTTCATCATCGTCATGCTCACTAGGGTCGCTACTGTCGCTAGGACTCACTTCTATGACTGGCATTGCTACGGGAGCCGTCGTCGGCAACATATCTATATGTAGAAGCGAGTTGTGACGTAATGAGCATTCTTTGCACGGACCACGCCTACAATACTTTGCTATATGACCGGGTTTCAAGCAATTGAGACATACTTTCATCCCTTTAACCTTATCTGCGCGTTCTTTATTCGATAACGCGAGAAAGTCGGGGCACTCAAATAGCCAATGACCACGCTTACACAACGGACATTCATATGAAAAAAGTGGGCTACTCACAGTATTAGTTTGACGTTCATCTAGTCCTACGAAACACTTTTCCTTAACTTGTCGCACAGCGGAGCGCGCGTGCGCAGCGGAGGCAGCGCCGGCGCCAGCGGCGAGCGGCCAGGACGCGCGGCGCCCGGGCCCGTCCATCGCCATGGTTTCCAACAGATCCGCACGGTCGCTGAGGAAATGTATGATAGCATCGAAAGTAATTGTTTCGCAACTAGGCACAAACTCCTCCCACTCTCGTCTAGTAACATTGTCAAGTTTTTGACATATTATataaactaataatgtatcccAATGGGTGGTTGGTTCATCAAGGGTCGCTAACGCACGTATATTTTTACATATCGTATCTATAAGATGCCTAATAGCTGTCGGCGACTCCTTGGTAATTGGGGTTAAATTAAATATGGCCTTAATATGATTATTCACCAATAATCGCTTGTTATTGTACCTATCGCATAATAACTGCCAGGCTATTTTATAGTTACTACTAGATAAGGCTAAGGATTGTACAATTATCGCGGCGCTTCCTACTAATGAAGCCCGCAGATAATGAAACTTATTTACATCATCAATGGAGTCGTCATTATTAATTAAACTATCGAATGTGTCACGAAACTCAAGCCATGTATCATACGAGCCTCCAAACTTCGGTAAAGAAATGGTAGGTAACTTACATTTTACATGTGGATGGCGCCGCGTATTGTTGTCGGAACCCCCATCGCTAGGCGCGACCTTGGAATGCATGGTTACCAATTCCTTAGCCGCCGCGACTGACGAGTAGTATAAATCCTCGAACTCAGACCTCTCGTCTAACTGGGCCTCGTCATCCTCTGCCATGTACTCCAACTTGGTTTGAATTTCATCATACGTGTTGTAAACACATTCCAATTTAGCAATCCGAAGTTGAAGTTCCGTCACCTGAGCCGCACACAACACTTTTTCGGCTAACTCGCGTATATAACCTGAAAATTTAGTTAATCGCGACTTAATATGACCCCTTTttttaattaactctttcaTCACGGCTTCTGACATCTTTAATTGTACTTAATATTTACCTTCTTAGCACTTAAACACTTTATTTCACCATAAACACCAGCACAATAAACCAGGAACGTAAACTTAACCACTTTCTTATGAATTTAATCCTAATTATTCCAATGTTGTTTACTTAATGCAAGCCGGCTGAGTTATGGCGATAAATACCTATGGCGGCCGGGCGTCCCGTTAGATATAGCAAAAAACGTTATCAGCGCTCGGCCGATTTACCTATGCAATTTTAAAATTGCAGATTTATTTGAGTTTTGAGTATGATTTATTTGTATAGAAATCGTAAATAGGTAACGGTTATGGATGtaaaaataggtatgtattgGGTTTTAAAGGATAGgtgattaattgattatctTAATACGCTGTGTCAAATAGAAGAATGTTTTAGAAAATAGGTATTTGTAGAATTTAGGATGGTAATTAAGGAACGGACTCACTTTTAGCTCTTCTTAACCTGTTCACTCCTTATGGACGTCGTCGAATACGGAATAATTATATGGGTCGTCGTATCCGGAATATAGGTAGAACAGTTGAGCACTTCGTAGCTGGATGAAGATATAGCCGCCTCGGGATACTTCTAGCTGCACTCCTCACTGGAAAGCCGGTATGTTGGATGGGCAGGAAATATTCCACACGATGCGTTTCTCCTTTGTCTCAGCCGTAATGGAGGCCCTTGGTCCTTAATAGCTCGTAGCTCGCTGATTCCAAATTATCTGGCATCGAAGACCATTGTTGTGGATTGGAGAAGGACCAGgcagaataaaaaaatgttgaaaaatataaaaatcctCTATTCTgccacaaaatacaaaatagtaaaaatagGATATCGGTTGCTCGAATACGAGTTCAAAAACGAAAGTCACGAAGATGGCCAATGCGCAAATTAGAGCGCATATTTTAAGGCAGAGGTCGCTCCCGTCGCCGTAGTGATGGTTGAAACTTTGCGTTTAGTTCCAACAGCTATGACGTTGATttatctgtcgtagttttttttGGCCTCGAATTCCCGTGGCGAGTATACCTACCTAATCATATACTAGTACTAAAGCagtatgccaaatttcataGATAAAGCTTCAGTAGATCCTGAAAAATGACCCTTGACCCTGTGAAAATAGCAAATTTTGGCACTCACTCACTGACCGGTAATCAAA of Leguminivora glycinivorella isolate SPB_JAAS2020 chromosome 5, LegGlyc_1.1, whole genome shotgun sequence contains these proteins:
- the LOC125226548 gene encoding uncharacterized protein LOC125226548, translated to MSEAVMKELIKKRGHIKSRLTKFSGYIRELAEKVLCAAQVTELQLRIAKLECVYNTYDEIQTKLEYMAEDDEAQLDERSEFEDLYYSSVAAAKELVTMHSKVAPSDGGSDNNTRRHPHVKSTVRICWKPWRWTGPGAARPGRSPLAPALPPLRTRAPLCDKLRKSVS